The segment GCCACTTCCCCGGCCACTTCAAGCGGCACCACCACAATGCCGTCGTCGTCGCAGCCAACAATGTCGCCGGGCCTCACCTGCACGCCGCCGCAAGCAATTTTGGCCTGCACTTCGGCCACTTCAATCCGGCCCGGAATAATAGTCCGGCCTCTGGCCCGGGCGCAGACCGGCGTTTTTTGCAGGGCCACTTCGGCCGTATCCCGGCAGTAACCGTCGGTAATAATACCCACCGCGCCTTTACGAATTGCGCCCATACTGTTCTCGGAACCCCAGAAACCAACCTCCCGCCCGCCGCCCGAATCCATCACCACTACGTGGCCGGGCCGGACTATATCGTCAATCCCAATATGGCCCATTTCTCTAAACCATATCCTGTGCGCGTTGACAATATCTTCGGTGGTATCCAGTTTCCACATGGGGCGGTTAGCCGGAACACAACGGATGGTTAAGGCCACCCCCCAGAATTTCATCCCCAACCAAAGGGGGCGAATTTCGGGGGACATCAAACCGATGTCAAAATAACCAATGCCGTCCATTGCGTCACAAACGTCTACCACGCGCAGGTATTTATACAACTTTGGTAACTCAAAAGGGTCAATATTGCCGGTTATTTGTGAATTTTTGTCCATATCTGTCTCCTGTCTTAATGAACGTAATTGCTCACCTGCATGTCATTTCGAGAGCCTGCCCTGAACGCAGCGAATGGGCCGTAGGCCGAGAAACCCCTTTCTTTATTGTCCCTGGCTTTGCTTAACAATGATGGGCAGGTACATGGGGTGGGTGTAAAAGGCGGCAGAGGCGGTCAGGACCAATGGCTCGTTCAGGTTATCGTTTACGTAGGCCGTGTTCTGGATGTGGCCGGCCGGGTTGGTGGGCCGGTAGTCAATAAGGGCCTGGTAGGTGAGGGTGGCGGTTTGGTTTTTAGACAGGGGCGTGGTCCAGGTAATGCTTTTACCGCCCACAATCACACTGCCCCGGCTGGGTGTGCCTACTGAAACCAGGCTGAGCATGGGGGGCAGGGTATTGGTGGTAGTGACCATGGGATCGTCTACCAGGCCGGTATTTTTTAAGATGAGGGTGTAGGTGAGCACGTCGTTGGGTTCCACGCCGTAGGCGGGTTGGACGGTTATGGCAGAGGCGTTGAGGAAGGGGAAGTTGACGTACACGTCGGCGATGCGGTCAAAAACAAGGTTGTGCTCCGGATAGGCCAGCCAACTGGTCTGGCTGATCAGAGTGCCCAGGGGTAAGGGGCTGGTAATGGCCACGGTGTAGGTGAGCACCTGGCTCTGGTTTGGCGCCAGCGGGCCGGTCCACACCAGGTTATTGCCGGAGGGAATTAACCCCGGTGAGGCTGTGGTTAAAGCCAATTCAGCCGGGAGGGTGGCGGTGAAGATAGCGGTTAGGCCGGTCCAGCCGTTGTTGGTGAGGGCGGCAGTATAGGTGATGAGGTCGCCGTCCAGCGCCGTCGAAACATGGGGCTTAACGGTAGACCGGCCTAACCAACTGAGCCAGCCCACGGAACGCTGCATCAGCCTGGCCCGGGCGGCCGTGGGCAGAAGTTCAGGGCCGTAGGCTAAAAAGTTGGTCTGCCAGGCCCGGCCGCCGGGGCCTGTGCCGGCCTGGGTCAAGCCGTTGGGCTGACCGTCCTGGCCCACGGTGGCAATTTGGGCGCTGGTGGTGGGGGTCAGGGCATCGGTCCAGTTGTCGTAACCGGGGGGAAAGGTGAGGGCGTAAGGCCCCAGGCGATGGCCCACCAGGTTCTCTTTTTGGCCGGTAGTGGTGGTGCTGCTGTAATCTTCGGTATGAGCCAGTACGCCCAGGTAGGTTTGGGCAAAAGGGCCGGGGGTGTTATCGGGCAGATTGTAGATGTAATCTTGACTGCTAAAGAAGAGGCGTCCGCCGCCGTCCAGGTAAGCGGCCAGGCGGGTTTCCTCTTCTGTTGTTAACGGCTGGTACCAATCGTAAGCCGTATACCAGACTATCATTGGATACATTTGCAACGTGGTCAGGGGCGGGCTGGGCGGCACCGGCCCGCTCCATGATTTAGGCACGTACCAGTAATCGTAGGGGATGTAGTTGGTTTCCAGGGCGGTCTTAAATTCTGCGGCAAAACTGTACCAGCGATCGTCGTCCACCAGCAACACCGGGGCCGGAGTTTTGGTGGTGCGGGTAGCCACGTCGGTGAGGCCGGGCGCGCCGACCGAGCGGGCGGTGATGGTCAGGGTGTCGGAGATGTGCCAGGTAGTGGCGGCGGCCTGCACGCCAAAGTTAAGGGTTTGCGATTGGCAGGTGGTCAAAGAGATAAAAGCCGGCGGCGCAGGCGCCAGCGGCCAGGCATAAGGCGTGCCGCTGCTCAGGCTTAAGGTGTAACTATCGTTGTTGGCGCCGGTGTTACGCAGGCGGACGGTGTGCGGCACAACCGCGCCAAAACTGCCGATTTGGGTTTCTTGGGGCGGGGTTAGCTCAACCCCGTAGGCGGCGGGTGATTGGGTGAGCCAATTGATGGCCTGCTGCATTACGGCCTGTCGGTTGGCCCGGCTGTTGATGGCTTCAAAGCCAAAGGGCAGGAACATGGCCCGGTAGGGTACGCAGAGGCCCACGTGCAGCCCGGCCAGGGCGCCGTCACTATAGGCCAGCAACGGCCCGGCAAAATCGCTGTCGGCGTTGGCAATGATGTCGGGAAAAGTCTGGTTGTTTGCGCCGTCGCCGCCGGAAATATTTAGTGACAGACCGGCCCAGGGTTCGCCGGCCACGCCGCTAACGGCATAAACACCGGAGAAGTTCTCCTTAACAAAGCTGGTTTTTAGATAGTCTTTAAAATAGGAGGCCGGCCTGACAAAGATGTCGCCGCCGCCGTCAAAATAGGCCACGTCCTGGCCGCTGAGCAACAGCTTGCGACCGCCGGCCAGGAAATCTTCCAGGGCCTTGTTGGCCCCCACGTAGCCCGGCGAATCCAGGGGCGCCGACCAGATGACCAGGTCGTAGTTCAGCAGGGTCGCGGCAGTAGGTACGTCGTTGGGAGACTCAAAGGGATTGGTGATGGACCAGGTGTCGTAAGGATAAAGCGCGTCGGCCAGGGCTTGCTGGTAATAGCCAATTTCACTTTCCTGGTACCAGCGGCCGCTGTCAACCAGCAGAATGGTGGGGGCGGGGTCTAACAAAAAGTTTTGGGTCACGGTTGCGCCGTCGTTGATGGTCAGGTTGACGGTTTGGCTAATGCGGTGCGCGGCAGCCACAACGGTAGCGGTGTAAGTGCCGATGGGCAGGTTCAGGCTGTAGCTGCCGGTGGCGGGGTTGGTGGCGGCGCTGGCCGGGGTATGGTCAATGGTGATGGTGGCGGCCAGGGGGGCGTTGGTATTTTTGTCTTTGACCGTGCCCAGGAGCGTGCCGGTGGGCAGGGGGGACAGGCTGAAATTTTGGGTGGTGGTGGTATTGGTAATAATGCTGAGGCCATAAATTGTGGCCGGGGCATACCCAAAGGCTGCTGCCGTGGCATCGTAGATGTTGGCGGCCAGGCCCTGGTGGTAATGGCCGGCAGCATCGGTAGTGGCGTTAAGGATTGGCCCACCGCCGTGGGCCGCAATTTGCACGGTAGCGTTGTTGAGGGGGCCACCGGCCCCGGTCACATTCCCCTGCAAGGCGCCCACCGAGGCTACAGACATAACCGCGTTGTAGGCGTCAATACGCCCCCAACCGTAGGTATTATTGGGAACGGGGCTGCCCAGCGGCACCGCGGTAGACATCATAGCCGTGGAGAGACCGTTTAAATTATTGGCCAGCGCGGGCGAGGCCTGTAAGAGCAAAGCGGCCAGGCCGGCCGCGTGCGGCGCGGCCATTGAAGTGCCATCAAGTTCACCATAAGCCCCTCCCGGCAAGGTTGAGCGCACGTCCTTGCCCGGCGCGGTTACTTCGGGCTTGAGCGCGCCCCAGGGGGAAGGGCCGCGGCTGGAGAAGTTGGCAATTTCGTCGGCGCTGGTGGTGGCCCCAACGGCAAAGGCGCCGGTATAACTGCCCGGCGAGCCGACCGTGCCGGAACCGGGGCCGTTATTGCCCGCCGAAAAAACCGGGTAGATGCCGGCAGCTAATAACGCTTGCGCGTCGGCCTGAAATTCCGGGTCGGCGCCCCAATCACTGCTCCAGGAGTTATTAACGATGTTGGGGGCCAGGGCCGGGTCGCCGTTGGGAGCCAGAATCCATTGGAAGGCCTGGTGCAGCCAGCTATAGTAGGCGGAGCCAAAATTATCAAATCCTTTCACCGCAATCCACCTGGCGCCGGGGGCAACGCCAAGGCCGTTATCGCCCACCATAGTGCCCATGGTGTGCGTGCCGTGCCCATTGGTGTCTACCGGATAAGTGGCGCCCTGGCCGGTGGCGTCGTACCAATTGCCCAGGTGTTGGGGCAGTTTGCCCGGGCCGGTATAACCCCGGTATCTGGTTTGCAGGGCCGGGTGTTGCCAATCTACGCCGGTATCAATATTGGCGACCACCACACCGCCGCCGTCAATGCCCAAAGCATTATGCACCAGGTTGGCCCGGATTTTGGCGATGCCCCATGCGGGGGAAGAATGAGGCGTGAGGAATGGAGCCAACAGGGGCCAGGATAAGGCTGACCCGTTTACGGCAGGGCGATTGAGTTGCAGTTCTTTATTCAGCCGGACGATGGCCACATCAGGGCGGGCGGCCAGCCCCAACACCGTTTCCAGGTTTCCGGTGGCGGCTACGGCATTAACAATCCATAACGGTTGAATATTGGTGGCCGCGCTCTGGGACTGTCCCGCCGGTTCCCCGGCCGGCGGAGTGTTGAGTTGTTGCAGCACCCCGGCCTGGGTATCACGGGCGGTTTGTTGGAGGGCATTGACAATGGCCGCGCGGGTGGCCACCGCTTCAAGTTTGCCCAACGCGCCAAGGTCTGAAGTTGAAGCAACTGTGGCGGAGAGGTTGGTGGTGGCTTTGAGGTAAACAATAAAGGGCGCCGGGCCGGTTTGGGTGGTGAGCCTTTTGAGGAGTTGAGGCTCAATTTTGGGGAGTAAGGCCCGGTCAATTTGGAGAGAGGGCAAAGCGGGCGTTTCGCCCGGCGCAGGAGGCGGGGCTTCGTTTCCTTTGGCCGGGGGCGGGGTTGGCTGCTGGGCCAAGGTTGGCCCGGCCCCAAAGAGGATAAGAGCGACAAGAAAAACAGTAGAGAGTAGAAAGGCCAGGCTGATTCTGCGCATGGTGCTGCTCCGTTTGAGTATTGTCTTTGGGGGGACAGCATCCTTGGATGCCTTACCCTCCGAAGCTTCTTCTCGTTTCCTCTCGTTCCCCAATCGAGTTTGGGAACGAACAGATTTTGATTTGAGAAACACGCTCTCAGGCCGTTGGCAGGGTGAGCAAGGGCGCGCCTTGAAGGGCGGCGCGCATAGCGGCCCGGTCGTCCCAGGGGTACTCTGTTTGGCCAAAGCACATACTTTGTTCGTGCCCTTTGCCCAGGGCGATAACCACATCGCCGGGCCGGGCCAGTTGCGTGGCCCGATAAATGGCCCGGCCCCGGTCGGGCACGCGCTCAAACGTTTCTCCTTCAATCGCGCCGTTGGCCAGCATGGCCTGGGCCGCTTCATTGATGATGCTGTCCAGGTTCTCTGTGCGCGGGTCTTCGGCCGTAAGCAGGGTAAAATCGGCCAACTCGGCGGCAATGCGGCCCATCATGGCCCGTTTGGCCACATCGCGCAGCCCGGCGCAGCCAAAAACGGCAATCACCCGGCCTGGGCTGAGCGTGCGGGCCACCCGCAGGGAGCGTTGCAAGGAGTTGGGGGTGTGGGCAAAGTCAACGATGGCGATAAAGGGCTGCCCGGCGTCAATGCGCTCCATGCGGCCCGGCACGCCGGAAAAAGCGGCCAGCCCTTGTTGCACCGCTTGCGGCGAAATCTCTAGCGCTTTCAGCGCCGCCGTGGCCGCGGCCAGGCAATTACTGACGTTGTAGTCGCCGACCAGGGCCGTTTCAACGGGAAAAGGTTGGCCGTGCCCACAAATGGTAAAACAGGTTTTATCGGGCCGATACAAAATGTTTTGGGCCGTCAGGTCGGCTGCGGGATGGTGGGCCAGGCTGTATCCCAGCCATTTTGGGCCAGGGGAGAGCAGTTTTTGTTTGAGGTAGGCAAAGGACCCATCGTCGCAGTTGAGCACGGCCACTTTGGGCCGGCCCTTGTCTGCCGCGGTAGCCAGCGATTCAAAAAGCGAGGCTTTGGCGGCGTGGTAATTTTCCAGGGAGCCGTGCGCATCCAGGTGTTCGTGGGTGATGTTGGTGACAATGGCGCAATCAAAATCACACGCCGCCACGCGCTGCTGCGACAGGCCGTGCGAGGTGACTTCTAATAAACAGTATTCCACGCCGGCCGCAACCATTTGGGCCAGGTAACGTTGCAGGTCGGGGGCGTCGGGGGTGGTGGTGTGCAGGCCGGTTTCCAAAGTTTGGCGGCCAATCACCGCGCTAACCGTGTTGATCATACCCACCTTTTTATTGGCGGCGCAGAGCATGGCATAGAGCAGGTGGGTGGTGGTGGTTTTGCCGTCGGTGCCGGTGAGGCCAACTATTGTTAGCCGGCGGGCCGGGAAATGATGCCAGGCCGCCGAGAGATAGGCCAGGGCTTCGCGGCCGTTGGGCACGAGAATGAGGGGGACAGAAGGCAGAGAAGAGAGAGAGGCGGAAATAGCCTCTTTATTTTCGCACACAACGGCGGCCGCGCCTTTTTGCAGGGCCTCCGGGATAAAACAATGGCCGTCTACCTTAACGCCCCGGTAGGCCACAAAAAGGGCACCGGGTTCCACCCGGCGGGAATCCACCGTGATTTCGGCAATTTCAACCGAGAGGTTTAGTTGAGGTGTAGCCATAGCAGAAGGGTTAAGCAGGTGATGGCGGGGTAAGGCAGCCAGCAAGGACAAGAGTTTCATTCAGCATCCTTACCGCCCGTTTTTTCGGGGCAGCCAGAGCGTAAAAACAGAACCCTGGCCTAACTCACTGGTGACCGTGATTTGCCCGCCGTGGGCCTCGGCTATCCATTGGGCAATAGAGAGGCCCAGGCCGCAGCCCGCCGGGCCGTTATTTTTGGCGCGGTAGAATCTTTCAAAAATGTGGGGTAAATCGGTGGGCGCAATCCCTTTGCCGGTGTCGGCCACGGTAATGCGCACCCATTCCGGTTCGCGGTAAAGCGAGAGGGTGATAGCGCCGCCGGGTGGAGTGTGTTTAACGGCGTTGACCATCAGGTTGATCAATAATTGTTTCAGGCGGTCGGCGTCGCCTTTAACAATGGCCTGGTCTTCGTGGCCCAGTTGAATATTTATGTCATTGGCCATTAAGCGGATTTGGCGATAAACGTCAAGAATAATGGTATCCAGTTCAACCGCCTCCATCCGCAGGCTCAGACCGGCATCGGCCTGGGAAAGTAAAAGCAAATCGGCCACCAGGCGCGACATCCGGTCCAGTTCGCTCTCGATGACTGTTAGCGCTTCATTGAGTTCCTCTGGATTTTGGGCCGCGCCGCGGCGCAGCAGGTCAACATTGCCCCGAATAGTGGTAAGGGGCGTGCGCAGTTCGTGAGAAACATCGGCGCTCAGGCGGATTTGGGCTTGAAAGAAGTTGTCCAGGCGCTGGAGCATGTTATTAATGGTTTGGGTTAAACGGCCGGTTTCATCGTTTACTTCAGACGTGGGCAAACGTTGCTTTAAATCCTGGCCGCCGACAATTTTGTTGGCGGCCAGGTTGATTTTTTCAATGGGGCGCAGGGACTGCCGGGCCAGAAACGCGCCAACTACGGCCGCTATAATTAAAACGGTGATGGCGCCGCCAATGAGAAAGACCAGCACGTAACGGAGGGTATGCTCAACCTCGCTTAAGGAGTAGCCAACCTGCACCGTTCCCACCACCCGGTTTCCCAAAATAATGGGCGTGCTGTAGATCCTGAGAGGAATGTGTTGGATCATTACCGTTTTAAAAGCGGGCCGGCCTTTCAGGTTTTCGGCCAGGATGTCGTCGTTTGGCGGAATATGCTGGTTGCCCAGGTTGTCGCTGGCGGTCACCAGCGTGCCGTCGGCGCGCATAACCTGAATGAAGGTGGCCGGCGAAGAGAAGACATTGGCCTGGGGGATGATAATTTGGCCCGTGAACAAGTCTATTTTGGTTTGAGTTTCGATCCCGGCGATAACCTGTTGAGCGCGGTCGCGCAGGTTTGTATCCACCTGGGCATGCAACGAGAGTTTTAGCACCAGGTAAAGAGAGACGCTAAAGATAACAAGAATAGCCCCCAGCAGGAACGTATACCAGATGGTCAAACGAATTCGGATAGGCATTAACTTAGATAGGCCCCCGGCCCAAACTATCAAGCGTGAATCCCTCCAAACTCGCTCTCCGGTCAGCTTTCGCGCAGGGCATACCCAACGCCTCTTACCGTGTGCAGCAAACGCGGCTCGCCATTGGCCTCCAGTTTTGAGCGCAAGTAACGGATATAAACTTCGATGATATTCGACTCGCCGCCAAAATCGTAGCCCCAGATGCGCTCATAAATTTGGTCGCGGGTGAGCACCTGGTTAGGGTGGCGCATAAACAGTTCCAGCAGGTCATACTCTTTGGCCGTCAATTCAATATTCCGGCCGCCGCGCTGGGCCAGGCGAGTGCTGGGGTTAAGGGTTAGGTCAAAAAAGGTCAAGGGCGCTTCGGTTTCAATGGGCGCTTTACGCCGGCCTAAAGCCCGCAGGCGGGCCAGCAGTTCTTCAAAGGCAAACGGTTTTACCAGGTAATCGTCGGCGCCGGCTTCAAGACCGGCCACCCGGTCGGGAATGGCGTCTTTGGCCGTAAGCATCAAAATAGGCATCTGTAAGCCGGCCTCTCTAAGCCGGCGGCAAACGGTCAAACCGTCAATATCGGGCAGCATCACATCTAAAATTATCAGGTCGGGCAACTCGCTAAAGGCCATGTTCAACCCTGTTTCGCCATCGGCGGCGGTGATAACGGTGTAGCCTTCGCGTTGGAGGCCCCGGCTGACAAATTTGGCAATGGCCAGCTCGTCTTCCACTAGCAAGATTTTATCGCTCATGGTGTGTTTCCCTCTGCTCCCAATTTATATTTAAAATTATAGCAGAGGAACAGGCAGACTCCAATAAGTTACGTTGCCTGTTCCACCTGCCCCATGGTTACGGAAAATAGCCTGGCCCGGTTACGGAAATCCGGGTCGTAGTCTTCCCAGTCGGTGGTGGTTAAAAAAGCCTGGCCGGCCTGGTCTACAATTTCAATCACCTGTTTTCGCCGGGCGGCGTCCAGTTCGCTCATTACGTCGTCGAGCAGCAGCACGGGCGTTTCGCCGGTCACTTGCTGCATGAGGGCAATTTCAGCCAGTTTGGTGCTCAGGGCAGCGGTGCGCTGTTGGCCCCGCGAGCCGTATAAGGTCATGTCAATGCCATCTACCAAAAAGTGTAAATCGTCCCGGTGGGGGCCGGTTAAGGTGACGCCCCGGTTAATTTCTTCCCGGTGTGCTTGCTGCAAACAGGCCAGGAATGTTTGGCGCACTTCTTTGACCGGGGGCGCAGCGGTGGTGTAAGGGGCCAGTTCTTCCATAAGCAGGGGTAACTGGTAATTGGGTTTGGCCTGCTGGAAAAAGTCAAAACTGGGCGCGTAGTGCAGGCGCAAACTTTCTTTGCCGCCGCTCAACTCGCGGTGCCGCCGGCGGGCAACGGTGTCTAACTCTAAAACGGCGTTATGGCGCTGGGTAATCAGGATAGCCCCATTATGGGCCAATTGCTCATCCCAGTAGACAAGCTGATCGGAGTCGCTGTTGCGTTTGAACAACTCTTTGAGCAAGGCATTGCGTTGAGCCAGCACTTTGTTATAACGGCTGAGGGCCTGGCAATAATTGGGGTGGATTTGGCAAAGGGTGCTATCCAGGTAACGGCGGCGGATGGCCGGGGCGCCGGTGACCAATTCGATGTCTTCCGGCAGGAACATCACGGTGGTGAGTTTGCCGATAACGTCCATGGCCCGTTTTTTGGCGCCGTTGAGGCGAATGTCTTTGCGGATATTATCACCCTCGCGCACCACGGTGATGGCCAATTGAAAGGTCTCCGGCCGGCTTTTGACGGTGGCCTCAACCCTGGCAAAAGGAAGGGTTTCTTGTTTAAGGACAAGCCAGTTGACCAATTGTTGGTCGGCGCGGGCGTGGATGCTGCGGGTGGTGGAAAGAAAGCAAATAGACTCCAGCAGGTTTGTTTTGCCATGAGCGTTATCGCCGCGGAACAAAATAGGCCCGGCCGGCAGATCGAGAACCAGGCGGCTGTAGTTTCGATAGTTGGTTAAGGAGAGTTGGCTGATATACACGGTTTTATACCCAGTTTGGGCCTTTACCCAAACGATGTTTGGGCCTTTACCCAAACGATGTTTGGGCATTATAACACAGGATGAGGTTAGATATAAAAAGAGGAGACAATGGCAAAGCCCTCCAGACTGCGGAGGGCTTTGGGTCAGAGCGGGTCTCGGATTGATAAATTTTGTGGGCGGCGGGTTTTTCGCAAACCCTCTAACACAACCCAATCTTTAGCATTTGATTTTGACCCCGGCTCGTTATATTAAGATTATACCAGAAACCGGATGCCGTTTCAACCCCATTTTTTTAGGGATTATGAGCGGAGTTTATTGATCCGGCGCAGTTCGGCCAACCGCGTTTCGGCTTGAGCGCGGGTTACTTTGAGGGCATGCAGCCCGCCAAAACCTTCGATGATGAAGGAGGCGGAAACCGTGCCGTAAAGCGCAGCCTCTAACATGTTGCCGGTTTCAAGATAACCAACGGCAAAACCGCCGCAAAACGAGTCGCCGGCGCCGGTTAAATCACTGACTGTAGCCGGATAAGGATGCACCTGGTAGAGAAGATTACGCTCGCGTTCGTAGATGGTGGCCCCATGGTCGCCCTGTTTGATGACCACCATTTTGGGGCCTCTGGCGGCGATTTCGCGGCAAAAGGTTCTGGCCCTGAAACCGGGCATTAAACTGTCGGCTTCGGCTTCGCTGGGCATAAAGGCGTCAACGCGCCGGAGCAGTTTGAGCAGATCAGGATCGTCCAAATTGCCGTTGATGGGATAAGGGGGGATGTCAACCGAAACAAAGATGTCGGGTTTGTCTTGCAGATAGTCAATCCAGGTGAGCATGGTTTCCATGCGCATGGGCGAGAGGTGGATGGAGTCAACATGCCACAAGAGGTCTGGCAACTCTTGGGGCAGGGGCGAATTACGTAAGTGAACCCGGCGGGCGGCCTCGCTGTAGGCGGCGGCTTCCTCGGTAGTAAGGGGGGTGCTGCGGAAAGGGTTGGGGGTAAGCAAAACCACCTCGGTATTGCGCGAGAAATACTGCCGGTAACCGCTGGCTTCGTAAATGGTCCAGGCGCGGAGCGTTTCATGATCTTTTTTAAGCAGACCCGCGGTAGTAATGGCGCTCTGGCTCAGGGTGTTGGTATAATCAAGCGGCCAGTCGTAGCCAACCACCGCTACAATGCCAACTTGATCGGACCAGATATTGCCGCCCACCGAGGCGTAAAGCGCGTTGCCGCCTGGGTCGGCCATGCTGGTGCGGCCATCGGAATATACGGTATCGTTAAGAGCCAACGACCCCACGCAGAGATGTCTCGTTGTCAAGGCGACCTCCAAAGTTCCTTAAAAAGGATAACATAGGTCAGGTATGGTGTCAATGAGACTTTTAGCAGTTAGCATACTCTGCCCAAAGCTACCATTTCCGTTTGCTTACCACTCCCAGGTGGTTTATAATGGATTGGGCTTGCCTATGTACTCTGCCAAATCACAGGTTAGGATTCGATGATCTCTTTATTGACTAACCTCATTCTATCTATTAAACCGATTCTCCCAATGTTCAATGATGAAGAAAGGGGGTGAGGCTTAGGTTTTTAGGAAATTTTAATTTGGTAGCTCTTAAAAAAGGTTAAGCAATCTAGCAAATTTTAAAAATTTATTTTATCAGGAGGAGTTTTACCCATGAAACGTTTATTTTTATTGCTGGTGCTTGTGTTAACTCTGGCCCTGGTGTTATCGGCCTGTGCCGGCGAGCCTGAAGTAGGCTCGGAGCAAAACCCGATTGTATGGAGTTTTGTGCCGTCTGGTGAAATGCAAGAGGTGGCTGCCGGCGCTGAGGCTGTGGCCGATCTGTTACACAAAGAAACGGGCCTGTATTTCACCACCAATGTGGCTACCGAATATGCTGGTGTTATTGAGGCCATGTGCAGCGATCCACCCAAGGCGCACATGGGGTCTCTGGCTACTTTTGCCTACGTGCTGGCCGCTGAAAAAGGATGCGCTGAAGCTGAACTGGTTTCTGTGCGTTATGGTAGCCCAACTTACAACGGCCAAATTATTGCCAGGGCCGATACGGGCATCACCGATGTAGCCGGTCTGGCCGGTAAAACCTTCTGCCGCCCTGACCCGCTGTCAACCAGCGGTTGGATTATCCCCATGCTCACCATGCGCGCTGCCGGAATTAATACCGATACCGATCTGGAAGTGGTAGATGCCGGTAGCCATGATGCCGTTGTATCTGCGGTTTACAATGGTGAGTGTGATGCCGGGGCTACTTATGTGGATGCCCGCAGCAATATTGAAGAAGAAAACCCGGATGTAATGGAAAAGGTCAATGTTATTGCCCTAACCGCCGACATCCCCAACGATGGCGTGCAATATGTGCCCAGTTTTCCCCGAGACAAACGCGATACAATTAACGCGGCCCTGTTGAAAATTGCCGGAACCGAAGAGGGTCAGGAAGCGTTAGATATTGCCTATTCCTGGGCCGGGCTGGAAGCGCACAACGACAGCTTCTACGATCCTTTCCGTCAAGTGCTTGACGCCGCCGGGATGGATATTGAAGCATTGCAATAAGCTGTACCCGTTGAGAATTGTAACTTTCCAGTTTATTCAGCACAGGGGGGACGTTATCGCGTCCCCCCTTTTTGGTCATAAATAAGGAGTTCTTATGCTAGCAGTCAAGAATTTAACCAAGATCTACGATGACGGCACGGTAGCCCTGAAGGACGTAAGTTTTCAGGTAGAAGATGGTGAGTTCTTGGTGGTGATTGGGTTGAGCGGCTCCGGTAAATCTACCCTTCTGCGTTGCATCAACCGGCTCATTGAACCCACCGAAGGGCAAATCATTTGGGACGGCTTGGACATAACAACCGTTTCCGGGGACGAATTGCGGCGGGTACGGCGTAAAATTGGCATGATCTTCCAGCATTTTAACCTGGTCAAACGTTCGCCGGTGATTACTAATGTGCTTTGTGGCCGATTGGGGTATGTGTCGCCCTGGAAAAGCGTTTTTAATCGGTTTCCGGCCTCCGACCAAAAGCGAGCGATGGAAGCCCTGGAGCGTTTAGGTATTCCCGAACAAGCTTTTAAACGAGCCGATGAGTTGAGCGGCGGCCAGCAGCAGCGGGTGGGCATTGCTCGTGCCCTGATGCAGGAGCCTAAAATGATCCTGGCCGATGAGCCGGTGGCCAGTTTAGACCCGGTGTTGGCCCATTCAATTTTGGGCAACCTGGAAAAACTAAACCAGGAGGACGGCATTACCGTTATTTGTAGTTTGCACTATTTAGATCTGGTGCAACGGTACGCCACGCGGGTGATTGGTTTACGCCAGGGTGA is part of the Anaerolineae bacterium genome and harbors:
- a CDS encoding RraA family protein; protein product: MDKNSQITGNIDPFELPKLYKYLRVVDVCDAMDGIGYFDIGLMSPEIRPLWLGMKFWGVALTIRCVPANRPMWKLDTTEDIVNAHRIWFREMGHIGIDDIVRPGHVVVMDSGGGREVGFWGSENSMGAIRKGAVGIITDGYCRDTAEVALQKTPVCARARGRTIIPGRIEVAEVQAKIACGGVQVRPGDIVGCDDDGIVVVPLEVAGEVA
- a CDS encoding S8 family serine peptidase — protein: MRRISLAFLLSTVFLVALILFGAGPTLAQQPTPPPAKGNEAPPPAPGETPALPSLQIDRALLPKIEPQLLKRLTTQTGPAPFIVYLKATTNLSATVASTSDLGALGKLEAVATRAAIVNALQQTARDTQAGVLQQLNTPPAGEPAGQSQSAATNIQPLWIVNAVAATGNLETVLGLAARPDVAIVRLNKELQLNRPAVNGSALSWPLLAPFLTPHSSPAWGIAKIRANLVHNALGIDGGGVVVANIDTGVDWQHPALQTRYRGYTGPGKLPQHLGNWYDATGQGATYPVDTNGHGTHTMGTMVGDNGLGVAPGARWIAVKGFDNFGSAYYSWLHQAFQWILAPNGDPALAPNIVNNSWSSDWGADPEFQADAQALLAAGIYPVFSAGNNGPGSGTVGSPGSYTGAFAVGATTSADEIANFSSRGPSPWGALKPEVTAPGKDVRSTLPGGAYGELDGTSMAAPHAAGLAALLLQASPALANNLNGLSTAMMSTAVPLGSPVPNNTYGWGRIDAYNAVMSVASVGALQGNVTGAGGPLNNATVQIAAHGGGPILNATTDAAGHYHQGLAANIYDATAAAFGYAPATIYGLSIITNTTTTQNFSLSPLPTGTLLGTVKDKNTNAPLAATITIDHTPASAATNPATGSYSLNLPIGTYTATVVAAAHRISQTVNLTINDGATVTQNFLLDPAPTILLVDSGRWYQESEIGYYQQALADALYPYDTWSITNPFESPNDVPTAATLLNYDLVIWSAPLDSPGYVGANKALEDFLAGGRKLLLSGQDVAYFDGGGDIFVRPASYFKDYLKTSFVKENFSGVYAVSGVAGEPWAGLSLNISGGDGANNQTFPDIIANADSDFAGPLLAYSDGALAGLHVGLCVPYRAMFLPFGFEAINSRANRQAVMQQAINWLTQSPAAYGVELTPPQETQIGSFGAVVPHTVRLRNTGANNDSYTLSLSSGTPYAWPLAPAPPAFISLTTCQSQTLNFGVQAAATTWHISDTLTITARSVGAPGLTDVATRTTKTPAPVLLVDDDRWYSFAAEFKTALETNYIPYDYWYVPKSWSGPVPPSPPLTTLQMYPMIVWYTAYDWYQPLTTEEETRLAAYLDGGGRLFFSSQDYIYNLPDNTPGPFAQTYLGVLAHTEDYSSTTTTGQKENLVGHRLGPYALTFPPGYDNWTDALTPTTSAQIATVGQDGQPNGLTQAGTGPGGRAWQTNFLAYGPELLPTAARARLMQRSVGWLSWLGRSTVKPHVSTALDGDLITYTAALTNNGWTGLTAIFTATLPAELALTTASPGLIPSGNNLVWTGPLAPNQSQVLTYTVAITSPLPLGTLISQTSWLAYPEHNLVFDRIADVYVNFPFLNASAITVQPAYGVEPNDVLTYTLILKNTGLVDDPMVTTTNTLPPMLSLVSVGTPSRGSVIVGGKSITWTTPLSKNQTATLTYQALIDYRPTNPAGHIQNTAYVNDNLNEPLVLTASAAFYTHPMYLPIIVKQSQGQ
- a CDS encoding UDP-N-acetylmuramoyl-L-alanyl-D-glutamate--2,6-diaminopimelate ligase — translated: MKLLSLLAALPRHHLLNPSAMATPQLNLSVEIAEITVDSRRVEPGALFVAYRGVKVDGHCFIPEALQKGAAAVVCENKEAISASLSSLPSVPLILVPNGREALAYLSAAWHHFPARRLTIVGLTGTDGKTTTTHLLYAMLCAANKKVGMINTVSAVIGRQTLETGLHTTTPDAPDLQRYLAQMVAAGVEYCLLEVTSHGLSQQRVAACDFDCAIVTNITHEHLDAHGSLENYHAAKASLFESLATAADKGRPKVAVLNCDDGSFAYLKQKLLSPGPKWLGYSLAHHPAADLTAQNILYRPDKTCFTICGHGQPFPVETALVGDYNVSNCLAAATAALKALEISPQAVQQGLAAFSGVPGRMERIDAGQPFIAIVDFAHTPNSLQRSLRVARTLSPGRVIAVFGCAGLRDVAKRAMMGRIAAELADFTLLTAEDPRTENLDSIINEAAQAMLANGAIEGETFERVPDRGRAIYRATQLARPGDVVIALGKGHEQSMCFGQTEYPWDDRAAMRAALQGAPLLTLPTA